From the genome of Coleofasciculus sp. FACHB-1120, one region includes:
- a CDS encoding heme oxygenase (biliverdin-producing) → MSSNLATKLREGTKKSHTMAENVGFVKCFLKGVVEKNSYRNLVKNLYFVYSAMEEEMERHRQHPILSKIYFPQLNRKKSLEQDLAYYYGTNWREQISASPAAEEYIQRIREVSTSAPEMLVAHSYTRYLGDLSGGQILKGIAQRAMNLTDGQGTAFYEFQEIEDEKAFKATYRQAMNDLPIDDATADKIVDEANDAFAMNMKLFQELNGNLIKAIGQMLFNTLTRKRSRGSTDLATAE, encoded by the coding sequence ATGAGTAGCAATTTAGCAACCAAATTGCGTGAGGGAACCAAAAAATCCCACACAATGGCAGAAAACGTTGGTTTTGTCAAGTGCTTTTTAAAAGGCGTTGTTGAGAAGAACTCTTACCGGAATCTGGTCAAGAACCTCTACTTCGTCTATTCCGCAATGGAAGAAGAGATGGAACGGCACCGGCAACACCCGATTCTGTCTAAGATTTATTTTCCCCAGCTAAACCGGAAAAAGAGCCTAGAACAAGACCTCGCTTACTACTACGGCACCAACTGGCGCGAACAAATCTCTGCCTCGCCTGCTGCTGAAGAATACATCCAGCGCATCCGCGAAGTCTCAACTTCAGCCCCAGAAATGTTAGTTGCCCATTCCTATACCCGCTACCTCGGCGACTTATCCGGCGGTCAAATCCTCAAAGGCATTGCTCAACGGGCGATGAACCTCACAGATGGGCAAGGGACTGCTTTCTACGAATTTCAAGAAATTGAAGATGAAAAGGCGTTCAAGGCAACCTATCGCCAAGCCATGAACGATCTGCCCATTGATGATGCCACAGCAGACAAGATTGTGGATGAAGCCAATGATGCTTTTGCCATGAATATGAAGCTGTTCCAAGAATTAAATGGCAACTTGATCAAGGCAATTGGTCAGATGCTGTTCAACACGCTGACACGCAAGCGCAGCCGTGGTAGCACGGATCTCGCAACTGCC